From the genome of Rhizobium oryzihabitans:
CGGCCCTTTCCGGGCTCGCAACTTATTCGAGAACGCCTTCCGATTTCGGTCTCTCGCTTGACGGACGGCGCTGGAGGGCGTGATCGTTCTCCTGCGATCGACATGTTCCATGTGATGCTTGCGCAGCAGGCAGGCGGGCTTTAACGTCGCCGCTGCAAAGGTTAGTCGTCCGATACCTGCGGGTTTCGATCCGCCCGATATAAAAAAGTGAGTGAAAGCATGAGCAGCAGCGGTATGAAACTGGTGGTGGTCGGCGCGGCCGGGCGCATGGGACAGGCGCTGATCCGCCTCATTCACCAGACGCCGGGTGTCACGCTGCATGCCGCCGTCGCGCGTGAAGGCTCAGCCTTCGTCGGCCGCGATGCCGGCGAGATCGCAGGGCTCGGGCCGATTGGCGTCGAAATCACCAGCGATCCGTTGCAGGCCTTCCTGCATGCGGAAGGGGTGATCGACTTCACCTCCCCCGCAACCAGCGTCACTTTCGCGGGGTTGGCCGCGCAGGCCCGCATCGTGCATGTCATCGGCACCACGGGTTGCTCACTGGGCGACGAGGAAAAATTCAAGGCGGCGTCGCGCCATGCCCGCATCGTCAAGTCGGGCAATATGAGCCTCGGCGTCAATCTGCTCAGCGTCCTGACGCAGCAGGCCGCCCAGGCTCTCGATGCGCAGAACTGGGATATCGAAATCCTTGAAATGCACCACAAACACAAGGTGGATGCGCCGTCAGGAACAGCGCTTTTGCTTGGCGAAGCGGCAGCAGCGGGTCGCA
Proteins encoded in this window:
- the dapB gene encoding 4-hydroxy-tetrahydrodipicolinate reductase; the protein is MSSSGMKLVVVGAAGRMGQALIRLIHQTPGVTLHAAVAREGSAFVGRDAGEIAGLGPIGVEITSDPLQAFLHAEGVIDFTSPATSVTFAGLAAQARIVHVIGTTGCSLGDEEKFKAASRHARIVKSGNMSLGVNLLSVLTQQAAQALDAQNWDIEILEMHHKHKVDAPSGTALLLGEAAAAGRKVDLATSSVRVRDGHTGAREVGTIGFATLRGGSVIGEHSVIFAGEGERVELSHYAGDRSIFARGAIAAAVWALDKKPGFYSMLDVLGLSQTE